ACGAACACGTCAGGCTTTGCGATATCGCCGATGAACTGGATATCTCTACCTTCACGGTGCAAAAGTGGATCAAGAGATTCGCCCTCTATGGGGTAGGGACACTCGCCGATACACCACGACCTGGGACCCCAAGGACCCATGGGGATGACAAGATCACCGAGATCATCAGACTCACTACGATGACCGAGCCACCGGATTCATCAACCCATTGGTCCACCAACACCATGGCAGCCGTGGCTGGCGTCTCTCCCTCCACGGTGGGGAGGATATGGCGAACCTTTGGCCTAAAGCCTCACATGGTTGAGAGCTTCACGGTGTCGAATGATCCAGAGTTCACCGAAAAGGTCAGAGACGTTGCTGGGATCTACTTGAACCCTCCAGAGGCGGCCATCGTCCTCTGTGTTGAT
This Ferrimicrobium acidiphilum DSM 19497 DNA region includes the following protein-coding sequences:
- a CDS encoding helix-turn-helix domain-containing protein; the encoded protein is MTMAKQISRATQAARDSEGTKKRTGRKPTYVVTLSDEDKEFLTSFIAKRNAPAAQVTRAKIALLANEHVRLCDIADELDISTFTVQKWIKRFALYGVGTLADTPRPGTPRTHGDDKITEIIRLTTMTEPPDSSTHWSTNTMAAVAGVSPSTVGRIWRTFGLKPHMVESFTVSNDPEFTEKVRDVAGIYLNPPEAAIVLCVD